In Candidatus Nomurabacteria bacterium, the DNA window TGGATCAAATAACATGATTATCGGCAACATAATCTACGGTACAAGCATAGACGGAACTGGTACCACCATCTCAACAGGTTCAATCGGTATCGGAGACTCATCACCCGACTATAGATTCGACATAGACGCAGATGTCGCAAGCTATGCTTCGGGTATATTCAACGATGGAAATGCAACAACAAGAAGCGGACTATTTATACAAGCAGGAGTCGACGATCATACTGCTGCATCTACCTCAACACTCATAGGTTTTGCTGATGGAGATGGTACAACAGTTGGATCTATTACATTTGGATCTTCTGCAACTGCATACAACACAACATCTGACAGAAGACTAAAGGAAAACATCGTAGACACAGACCTATCTATAGATGACCTTATGAATGTACAAGTCAGAGACTTCACATGGAAAGCAGACTCTTCACACAAGTTAACTCACGGTTTCATAGCTCAAGAACTATATGACGTCTATCCACTTGCTGTTACTCTTCCAAATGAAGACGATGGATACTACATGGTTGATTACTCAAAACTAACTCCACTTATCGTCAAAGCTGTACAAGACTTGAAAGAGGAGGTGGATGTACTAAAGAGCGGAAGTTTTGGAAATAGAGTTAACTACGTTGTTTCAAGTACTATAAGTATGGCAGAAGCGTTTATAGAAAAACTAACAACCAAAACACTTACGGTAGAAGAACTAGAAGTCGGTTCTGGCGATGACTTGTATTGTATATATGTAAAGAATGGAACTCTAAAGAAAGAACAAGGATCTTGCGACGATGTTTTGTATAACCAAGAAAATAATTCTTCTTCTGGAAGCGAAGAAGTAATAGAAGAAATAACAGAAGAAGAGCCCGTCGAAGAAAATATCGAAGAAGAAGTAGTAGAAGAAGAAATAGTAGATATTGAGGAAGAAGTTGTGGAGGATAATACTGAAGAAGAAATAGTAGAAGAAGAGATTATAGAAGAAATTGAGCCAGTAGAGGAAACTCCAGAAGAAGTCGTAGAAGAGACACCCGAAGAAGCTCCAGAGGTGGTAGAAGAAACCCCAGAAGATACTATTCAATAACAATAAAATAGCGTTTTGTAAAGGTACTAAAATTGGCTATTTTTTGGTATAATTTAGAGGTCTAAATTAGAAAAAAACCCTTTATTTTCAATGCCGAAAGAAAAAAAAGAATCTAAATACGGAGCAGATCAGATATCAGTACTAGAAGGCCTAGAGCCAGTAAGAAAAAGGCCCGGAATGTATATCGGTACAACTGGCCCAGAAGGTCTTCATCACTTGATTTGGGAGATTTTCGATAACTCTCGTGACGAGGCCATGGGAGGTTTTTGTGATCGTATAGAAATAGCCCTCCTTCCTGGAAATAAAATAAGAGTAGTAGACAACGGTAGAGGTATACCAACTGATACTCACTCTAAGACTAAAGTTTCAGCTCTTGAAACAATCATGACAACTCTTCACGCTGGAGGTAAGTTTGGTGGAGAAGGATACAAGGTTTCTGGAGGTCTTCACGGTGTGGGTGCTTCTGTTGTAAACGCTCTATCTGTTTATATGAAGGCAGAAGTTCATAGAGATGGTTCTAAATTCATCCAAGAATATTCTAAGGGTATAAAAAAATATAACGTCAAAAAAGTTGGAAAAAGTGACTACACAGGAACAATAGTTACTTTTGAGCCAGATATAGAAATTTTCAAAGAAATAAAGTTTGACTGGAATAAGGTAGTAAATCACATGAGACAACAAGCATACCTTGTAAAAGGCTTGAGGATTTCAATTCTAGATTTGCGAGAATGGGATGGTGGACTCGAGAAAGGTGAATCTATAGATGAAGCAATTTATCTAGAAGACCTGCAATTACCTTATCCGGATATGAGTTTTTGCTTTGATGGAGGACTAGTTTCTCTTATAAGATTCCAAAACAGAGATGATAAACCTGTTCACTCAACAATATTTTATGTAGAAAAAGAAGACAGTGGTGTTGGTGTGGAAGTTGCACTTCAGTATATAGATGATATAGATACAAAAATTATTCCTTTTGCAAACAATATATATCAATCAGAAGGGGGAACACACGTAACTGGTTTTAAAACTGCACTTACAAGACTTCTAAACACTTACGCAAAGAAAAATAATCTAGTCAAAGAATCTGACGGAAGCTTCACTGGAGAAGACGTACTAGAAGGACTTGTTGCATCTATATCTGTAAAATTGGAAGAGATACAATTCGAAGGTCAGACAAAGGCAAAACTTGGATCTACAGAGGCTCAGGGGGCTGTGGCTACTGTTTTTGGAGATGCATTTGGAGCTTTTCTAGAAGAGAAGCCAGAAGAAGCAAAAGCTATAATAAACAAAGCCCTTCTTGCGGTAAGAGCAAGAAAAGCAGCAAAGGCAGCCAAGGATTCTGTTTTGAGAAAGGGTGCACTAGAAGGAATGACACTCCCCGGAAAACTTGCTGACTGTTCTTCTAAAAATGCAGCAGATTCAGAAATATTTATTGTAGAGGGAGACTCTGCGGGCGGTACAGCAAAAACAGGTAGAGACAGAACAACACAGGCGGTTCTTCCTCTCAGAGGAAAAATTTTGAACATAGAGAGAGCAAGGCTCGACAAGATCCTTTCTTCTGAACAAGTAAAGAACTTGGTTGTTGCACTAGGTACATCTATAGGAGAAATGTTCGACATTGATAAACTTAGATATCACAAAGTTATTATAGCAACAGATGCCGACGTTGACGGATCTCACATCAGGACACTTATACTTACACTTTTGTTTAGATACTTTAGACCACTTATAGATGGAGGATTTATATACATCGCACAACCGCCACTATATAAAATAAAGAAAGGAAAAGAAATTTTCTATGCTTATACAGATGATGAAAAAAATAAAATAACTGGAGGTGATTTTGAGGAAATAGAAGAAGAGGCTACGGAAGAAGTCGCTGAAGAAAGTGAAGAAGCAGAAGAGCAAAAAGCAAAAAACTCTAACAAGTGGCACATACAAAGATACAAGGGTCTCGGAGAAATGAACGCCGAAGAGTTGTGGGAGACTACAATGGATCCAAGTAATCGTATACTAAAACAAGTTACTATCGAAGACGCAACAGAGGCAGACAAAATCTTCGATACTCTCATGGGTAGTGATGTTGCTCCTAGAAAGAGTTTCATTCAATCTCACGCAGAATACGCAGACATAGACGTATAAAAACACCCCGAAAAGGGGTGTTTGTATTTTGTGTTTTTTTCTGTTATTTTTGTAGAAAATTGGTACATAAATGACAATGCTGCTACAAAAAAGCATGGATACACTTAAAAAAGTGGATCCACTTGAAGAGTTAGATGGAACTCTCCATATTCATCATCACGAAAGAAAAAATTGCAACATTCTTCATTTTTCTCATCATGGAGGTGGAAGAATGTCTGTAGTTTTTGTGCCAGAGTACTTTACTCCGGAAACAAGAGAGAATCTTGGAGCAATAATATTTACCAACAAACTTGTCATTCCAAAAGAGAAGAGTGGTAAAGAAGATTCATCCAAAGTATCCAAGGAAGAAATTTTCCTCCTTGTGAGTACAATGGATGACGAGATTTTGCTTAGCGAGGTTCCATCTACTGGAAAACAAGAAAAGCTCTCTGAGTGGTCCATAAGAAACAATTTTTTAGAAAAAGTTTTGTTTTTGTCAAAACTTATCCTCACATTTTAAAAAGCCCCTTAGGAGGGGCTTTTTATTTCATATTTTTCTTTACGAGTTCATGAAGTTCTTTTATGTGCATTTCTTTGTCTTTGGCCATCTTTTTCCAGAAAGCTGTTGCTTTGGCATCTCCTTTGGCATCTTTCATGTATTCTTTTTTGATTCTCCAGAGTGATGTGTGTTCGACTGTAAGTTGCATCATTAGGTTGTATAGGTTGTTTTTGAACATATTTTATAAGTTGTTATCTCTTGTAATTATTTTTTCTTCTATCATTTTAACAAAGTCTTCTAGCTTTAGCACTTCACCTTTTTCTTCACCTCTTTTTTCTACTGTTACAGATTTGTCTTCGACTTCTTTTTGTCCGATAACTAGTGTGTAGGGAGTCTTGGAAATTTTTGAGTTTCGTATTTTTTTGCCTAGAGAGTCAGAAGATTCATCTATCTCAACTCTTATATTTTTAGAAGATAATATATCTCTCACTTCATGTGCATATGAAGACTCGTTTTCCCCGATAGGTATTATGTTTACCTGTCTTGGAGAAAGCCATATAGGCCACGTACCACCGTAGTGTTCTATAAGAAATGCTATAAATCTCTCGTGAGTAGAAAGAGGAGCTCTGTGTATTACAAATACATCACCGTTTTCTTCACCCTTGTCGTCTTTGTAAGTAAGTTCAAATCTTTTCTTTGCTGCAAAGTCTAGCTGAACTGTAGACATTGTTTCTGTTCTACCTATCACAGATTTGAATTGTATATCTACTTTTGGTCCATAGAACGCCGCTTCGTCTTCTGCTTCGACAAACTTTACTCCCATTTCAACAAGGAGATTTCTTATTTCATTTTCTGTAAAATCCCAGTTTTCTGGCTCATCTATATATTTTTCTTTTTTGTTTGGATCCCACTTAGAAAGTCTGAACCAATAATCCTTGAGGCCAAATATTTCAAAGTATTCCATTGTCAGTCTTAGTGCTGCTTCGAACTCGCTTTTTATTTGGTCTTTTCTGCAGTATATATGAGCATCGTTCATACAAAGTCCACGAACTCTGAGTAGTCCTGCCAATGTTCCAGATCTTTCGTTTCTGTACACTGTTCCATATTCTGCAAGTCTTAGAGGTAGGTCTCTATAGCTTCTTGGTTCATGGCGATACATTATATGGTGATGAGGGCAGTTCATTGCCTTGAGATAATATGTTCCATCATCCATCTCCATTTTTGGATACATGTCTTCTTCGTAATATGGTAAGTGTCCAGATGTCAGGAAAAGTTCTTTTTTTGCTAGGTGTGGAGTTACAACTCTTTTGTAGCCACCGCTAGCTTCTTTTTGGACAGCCAATTTTTCTACTTCATCTCTTATGATTGTTCCGTTTGGTTGCCACATAACTAGACCCTTTCCAACCATCTCGTCTATGAAGAATAGTTTTTGTTCTTGTCCTATTTTTCTGTGGTCTCTTTTTTCCGCTTCTCTTCGCATTTCTTCGAACTCTTTTAGTTTTTCGTTACTTTCAAAAGCAATTCCGTATATACGAGTAAGCATTTTGTTTTTTTCACTTCCTCTCCAGTATGCACCAGAAATACGATCAAGCTTCCATGAGCCTTTTTGTATTTCTTGTTTTGGATTTTCTAAATGTCCGCCCCTGCAAAGATCGGTAAAATCTCCAGAGGTGTATAGTGTTATCTTTTCTCCTCTTTCTCCGATTTCTTGAATAAGTTCTTTTTTGTATTCATTGTCTTTGTAAACTTCTAGAGCTTCTTCTTGACTCACTTCTTTGTGAGAAAAGCTATCCCAAGACTTCAGAAGATCGCTCATTTTCTTTTCTATGTTTTTTAGGTCATCTTCACTTATTTTACCCTCTACGTCTATATCGTAATAAAATCCGTCTTCTATAGCTGGACCAAGGGTTAATTTACTACCAGGATATAGTTCTAAAACAGCAGCACCTAGAAGGTGGGCCAAAGTATGCCTGTATTTTTCCATTTGTTGTGTCTCCATATATAGACCGATTATAGCAGAAAATAGGCCTTTTTCTAGGAGCTATTACTCTAGGAGTTTCAAGTCATCTACTATCAAGTTTTTCTCTCCGTTTTTCTCCTTTAGAGTTACATAAGCTGCTATGATCTGTCCCTTTTCTAGATTACTTCCAGCTTTGTTTAGTGCGTCTGGGAATATAACACCCTCAATTGTTCCAGTCTTGTCTTCCAGTTTTACAAACGCCATTTTTGAGTTTGTTTTTGTGTAGTGCACTTTTATATCAGAAACCATACATGCTACTAAGTATTTTTGAGCTATCTTGTTACTAGTTATCTCTTCTATTGTTTTTGCATTTTTTTGCTTTATTCTTTCTTCGTATTTGTCGAGTGGATGACCAGAAACATAAACTCCCAGAAGCTCCTTTTCCCAGATTAGTTTGTCTTTTATGTCAGCTCTATTTCCTGGCGTTAATTTGAACTCGTTTATTTCTGATGTTTCTCCAAAAAGGGAAGCTTGGTTTTTGTTACTATTTCCTTCTTTTATAAAAAGAAGCATGTTTCCCATATTTTCTAGAAGTTCACCTCTATATCCAAACACATCCATTGCTCCGCTTTTGATAAGTGCTTCTAGAGATTTTTTGTTTAGGTTTCTGTGATTTATTCTTGTCAGAAATTCTCCTATAGAAGAAAACTTACCACCTTTCTTTCTCTCTTCTATTATTGCGTCAGATATATCGGTTCCAAGGTTTTTTATTGTGTATAAGCCAAATCTTATAGCTCTCGATTCTTTCAAATCTTCTCCGTTTTCAGATACAACAGTAAATCCACCAAAGCTATCATTTATGCTTGGAGGAAGAACGTTTATTTTCATCCTTTTACATTCGGCTAGGATTGGCGATATTTTATCTATATCTCCAGATTCTGCTGTCAGTATGGCGGTCATATAGGGAACAGGATAGTTCGCCTTCATATAAGCTGTTTCGTAAGCAACCTTTCCGTAACTTGCGGCGTGAGCCTTGTTGAATCCATAACCTTGGAATGGCTCAAATAGATCCCAGATTTTTTCTGCTTCTTTTTTACTCATTCCAGAATATTTTATACAACCTTCTACGAATCTAACATGTTGCTTTGCCATTTCTTCTGGAATTTTTTTACCAACGGCTTTTCGGAACTTGTCCACTTCACCCCAGTCGTACCCAGAAAGTTCAAGTGCGGTGAAAAGTAGGTCATCTTGATACACAAGAAGTCCCAAAGAAGGTGCGAGGAAGTTTTTCATTTTTGGGTGATAGAAGGTTATGGGTTTTTTACCATGCTTTCTTTCTATATATTCATCTATGGTTTGCATCG includes these proteins:
- a CDS encoding tail fiber domain-containing protein, giving the protein MIIGNIIYGTSIDGTGTTISTGSIGIGDSSPDYRFDIDADVASYASGIFNDGNATTRSGLFIQAGVDDHTAASTSTLIGFADGDGTTVGSITFGSSATAYNTTSDRRLKENIVDTDLSIDDLMNVQVRDFTWKADSSHKLTHGFIAQELYDVYPLAVTLPNEDDGYYMVDYSKLTPLIVKAVQDLKEEVDVLKSGSFGNRVNYVVSSTISMAEAFIEKLTTKTLTVEELEVGSGDDLYCIYVKNGTLKKEQGSCDDVLYNQENNSSSGSEEVIEEITEEEPVEENIEEEVVEEEIVDIEEEVVEDNTEEEIVEEEIIEEIEPVEETPEEVVEETPEEAPEVVEETPEDTIQ
- a CDS encoding type IIA DNA topoisomerase subunit B — its product is MPKEKKESKYGADQISVLEGLEPVRKRPGMYIGTTGPEGLHHLIWEIFDNSRDEAMGGFCDRIEIALLPGNKIRVVDNGRGIPTDTHSKTKVSALETIMTTLHAGGKFGGEGYKVSGGLHGVGASVVNALSVYMKAEVHRDGSKFIQEYSKGIKKYNVKKVGKSDYTGTIVTFEPDIEIFKEIKFDWNKVVNHMRQQAYLVKGLRISILDLREWDGGLEKGESIDEAIYLEDLQLPYPDMSFCFDGGLVSLIRFQNRDDKPVHSTIFYVEKEDSGVGVEVALQYIDDIDTKIIPFANNIYQSEGGTHVTGFKTALTRLLNTYAKKNNLVKESDGSFTGEDVLEGLVASISVKLEEIQFEGQTKAKLGSTEAQGAVATVFGDAFGAFLEEKPEEAKAIINKALLAVRARKAAKAAKDSVLRKGALEGMTLPGKLADCSSKNAADSEIFIVEGDSAGGTAKTGRDRTTQAVLPLRGKILNIERARLDKILSSEQVKNLVVALGTSIGEMFDIDKLRYHKVIIATDADVDGSHIRTLILTLLFRYFRPLIDGGFIYIAQPPLYKIKKGKEIFYAYTDDEKNKITGGDFEEIEEEATEEVAEESEEAEEQKAKNSNKWHIQRYKGLGEMNAEELWETTMDPSNRILKQVTIEDATEADKIFDTLMGSDVAPRKSFIQSHAEYADIDV
- a CDS encoding threonine--tRNA ligase; the protein is METQQMEKYRHTLAHLLGAAVLELYPGSKLTLGPAIEDGFYYDIDVEGKISEDDLKNIEKKMSDLLKSWDSFSHKEVSQEEALEVYKDNEYKKELIQEIGERGEKITLYTSGDFTDLCRGGHLENPKQEIQKGSWKLDRISGAYWRGSEKNKMLTRIYGIAFESNEKLKEFEEMRREAEKRDHRKIGQEQKLFFIDEMVGKGLVMWQPNGTIIRDEVEKLAVQKEASGGYKRVVTPHLAKKELFLTSGHLPYYEEDMYPKMEMDDGTYYLKAMNCPHHHIMYRHEPRSYRDLPLRLAEYGTVYRNERSGTLAGLLRVRGLCMNDAHIYCRKDQIKSEFEAALRLTMEYFEIFGLKDYWFRLSKWDPNKKEKYIDEPENWDFTENEIRNLLVEMGVKFVEAEDEAAFYGPKVDIQFKSVIGRTETMSTVQLDFAAKKRFELTYKDDKGEENGDVFVIHRAPLSTHERFIAFLIEHYGGTWPIWLSPRQVNIIPIGENESSYAHEVRDILSSKNIRVEIDESSDSLGKKIRNSKISKTPYTLVIGQKEVEDKSVTVEKRGEEKGEVLKLEDFVKMIEEKIITRDNNL